In Malus sylvestris chromosome 15, drMalSylv7.2, whole genome shotgun sequence, a single genomic region encodes these proteins:
- the LOC126602515 gene encoding uncharacterized protein LOC126602515 isoform X2, with translation MHTADINHQVIETEEACGISTSNTAKKGRHGEGGGVITRAGENIGTLRTFSVKGKSRLRLKKVVDRSGEGIHGRQKNMQMKVLDALQKIKAEDDSSLSYRRLCREGICGSCSMNIDGTNTVACLRTKATTITPLPQFE, from the exons ATGCATACCGCAGATATCAACCACCAAGTGATAGAAACCGAAGAAGCTTGTGGGATTTCCACAAGCAACACTGCCAAAAAAGGCAGACATGGAGAAGGTGGTGGTGTGATCACCCGAGCCGGTGAAAACATTGGAACTCTACGCACCTTCTCGGTGAAAGGCAAAAGCAGATTGCGGCTAAAAAAGGTTGTAGATCGGAGCGGAGAGGGAATCCATGGAAGACAAAAGAACATGCAGATGAAG GTTTTGGATGCATTACAAAAGATAAAGGCAGAGGATGATTCAAGCTTGAGCTACAGAAGGTTATGCAGGGAAGGAATTTGTGGGTCATGCTCCATGAACATTGATGGAACCAACACTGTGGCCTGCCTCAGGACCAAGGCCACCACTATCACCCCTCTTCCTCAATTTGAGTAG
- the LOC126602515 gene encoding uncharacterized protein LOC126602515 isoform X1 has protein sequence MHTADINHQVIETEEACGISTSNTAKKGRHGEGGGVITRAGENIGTLRTFSVKGKSRLRLKKVVDRSGEGIHGRQKNMQMKVWKGDIADGWVLDALQKIKAEDDSSLSYRRLCREGICGSCSMNIDGTNTVACLRTKATTITPLPQFE, from the exons ATGCATACCGCAGATATCAACCACCAAGTGATAGAAACCGAAGAAGCTTGTGGGATTTCCACAAGCAACACTGCCAAAAAAGGCAGACATGGAGAAGGTGGTGGTGTGATCACCCGAGCCGGTGAAAACATTGGAACTCTACGCACCTTCTCGGTGAAAGGCAAAAGCAGATTGCGGCTAAAAAAGGTTGTAGATCGGAGCGGAGAGGGAATCCATGGAAGACAAAAGAACATGCAGATGAAGGTATGGAAGGGGGACATTGCAGATGGGTGG GTTTTGGATGCATTACAAAAGATAAAGGCAGAGGATGATTCAAGCTTGAGCTACAGAAGGTTATGCAGGGAAGGAATTTGTGGGTCATGCTCCATGAACATTGATGGAACCAACACTGTGGCCTGCCTCAGGACCAAGGCCACCACTATCACCCCTCTTCCTCAATTTGAGTAG